The following are encoded together in the Capsulimonas corticalis genome:
- a CDS encoding Hsp20/alpha crystallin family protein has translation MANEQAKDVQTPQGNFPGTTSSAGSERQNDSQSNPQPLTTTRPTPMMRRDPFLSDPFFSDPFHAMQRMTDQMENLLGLGGGSMLGRRWPNFGMSGSLARSVWAPQIEVEERGGQLVVRADLPGLNKDDVQIEVDDDVLTITGERRDHREENSGGYYHSERSYGSFQRSISLPEGVSAEEIKANFHDGVLEVTMPLAQRRNCHGRKIEIQE, from the coding sequence ATGGCTAACGAGCAAGCAAAGGACGTACAGACCCCGCAGGGAAACTTCCCGGGGACGACTTCTTCCGCCGGTTCGGAGCGGCAAAACGACTCCCAGAGCAATCCGCAGCCGCTGACGACCACGCGGCCGACGCCAATGATGCGCCGCGATCCTTTTCTGAGCGACCCATTCTTCAGCGATCCTTTTCACGCCATGCAGCGAATGACGGATCAGATGGAGAACCTGCTGGGACTGGGAGGCGGATCGATGTTAGGCCGGCGCTGGCCGAACTTTGGAATGAGCGGTTCGCTGGCGCGGAGCGTTTGGGCGCCGCAGATCGAAGTCGAGGAACGCGGCGGCCAGCTTGTGGTCCGGGCCGATCTGCCCGGTTTGAACAAAGACGACGTACAGATTGAAGTGGACGATGATGTGCTGACGATCACGGGGGAGCGCCGCGACCATCGTGAGGAGAACAGCGGCGGTTATTACCACAGTGAACGCTCTTACGGCAGCTTCCAGCGCAGTATCTCCCTGCCCGAGGGCGTCAGCGCCGAGGAGATCAAAGCCAACTTCCACGACGGCGTGCTCGAAGTGACCATGCCGCTCGCGCAGCGACGCAATTGCCATGGCCGGAAGATCGAAATTCAGGAGTAA
- a CDS encoding Pvc16 family protein produces MIQDVDETLSRLLAGELIKIPGCPVRSVEQVTFESPQVAEATLDGEAYVNLFLRDVRENMERREEGFYRVTQRADKSVGVRRPPVHFDLSYLVTVYAGDDARVEHRLLSDVLGVFLRCAPVPEQWLSGTLAGKGPNALPLEVALPEHTASVDLPGMWQALGGKLRPALSLLITCPFDPFETKWTIAVREAVLGMGQGTMTEGPAQPRDLAEIRVSAAGVVLRQDTETPIPGVTIRVDGDPQTLETDANGFFWISNLTPGAHRLHFEKYGYQPYDAGIVSPPLGSPYQLEPEVIAMRALDDKLSAP; encoded by the coding sequence ATGATTCAAGATGTGGATGAAACGCTTAGCCGGCTTCTGGCGGGGGAGCTGATCAAGATCCCGGGATGCCCGGTACGAAGCGTCGAGCAGGTCACCTTCGAGTCGCCGCAAGTGGCGGAGGCGACTCTGGACGGCGAAGCGTATGTGAACCTTTTCCTGCGCGATGTCCGTGAGAACATGGAGCGGCGCGAGGAAGGCTTCTACCGGGTGACGCAGCGCGCGGACAAATCCGTGGGCGTGCGGCGGCCGCCGGTGCACTTTGACCTGTCGTATCTTGTCACGGTCTACGCGGGCGATGACGCCCGCGTGGAGCATCGCCTCCTTTCGGATGTTTTGGGCGTGTTTCTTCGCTGCGCGCCCGTCCCCGAGCAGTGGCTCTCCGGAACGCTTGCCGGAAAAGGGCCCAACGCGCTGCCGCTGGAAGTCGCGCTGCCGGAGCACACCGCCTCGGTGGACCTGCCGGGAATGTGGCAGGCTCTGGGCGGGAAGCTGCGCCCCGCGCTGTCGCTGTTAATCACCTGTCCCTTCGATCCGTTCGAGACCAAGTGGACGATCGCCGTTCGCGAAGCCGTGCTGGGGATGGGGCAGGGAACGATGACGGAAGGCCCCGCGCAGCCGCGCGATCTCGCGGAGATCCGTGTCAGCGCGGCGGGCGTCGTGCTGCGGCAGGACACCGAGACGCCGATCCCCGGCGTCACGATCCGCGTCGATGGCGATCCTCAGACACTCGAAACGGACGCGAACGGATTTTTCTGGATTTCGAACCTGACGCCGGGCGCCCATCGCCTCCATTTCGAAAAGTATGGCTACCAGCCCTACGACGCCGGTATCGTCAGCCCCCCGCTAGGATCTCCCTATCAGCTGGAGCCGGAAGTGATCGCCATGCGCGCGCTGGACGACAAGCTCTCCGCGCCATAG
- a CDS encoding 4Fe-4S dicluster domain-containing protein produces MIELISQSRCIGCDRCVEVCPTNVFDSQYGEPPTIARQSDCQTCFLCEAYCPADAMFVAAETHGHVEVDEDELIAKGLLGSYRRNLGWSKGVTPQIRMNELLELQNKLGGRA; encoded by the coding sequence ATGATCGAACTGATCAGCCAGTCGCGCTGTATCGGCTGCGATCGCTGCGTGGAAGTCTGTCCGACGAACGTCTTCGACTCGCAGTATGGAGAGCCGCCGACAATCGCCAGGCAATCCGACTGCCAGACGTGCTTCCTCTGCGAGGCGTATTGCCCGGCCGACGCCATGTTTGTCGCGGCGGAAACGCACGGACATGTCGAAGTCGATGAGGACGAACTGATCGCGAAGGGGCTGCTGGGCAGCTATCGCCGCAATCTGGGCTGGTCCAAGGGCGTCACCCCACAAATACGGATGAACGAGCTTCTGGAATTGCAGAACAAGCTGGGCGGCCGCGCCTAA
- a CDS encoding dimethylarginine dimethylaminohydrolase family protein produces the protein MRSFMHLLMCPPDYFDVCYEINPWMDIARAPDRDRAVRQWTALRQILTEQLGARVSLIPPQPGLPDMVFTANAGLLHGGSFVPASFRHAQRQGEAPYFRQWFAEAGYPEKSLPESPEFTFEGEGDALFYGDVLLAGYGPRSDAAAYALLEGLLGCRVLPLALVDSRWYHLDTCLIPLAPDLLAYYPGAFDAAANKALQSLPGEKIVMTEADALNFGGNAVVIGRDVVLNAGCEALEAELAARGFRVRATDLSEFIKAGGSAKCLVLILER, from the coding sequence ATGCGTTCATTTATGCATTTGCTGATGTGTCCGCCCGACTATTTCGACGTTTGCTACGAAATCAATCCCTGGATGGATATTGCGCGCGCTCCCGATCGTGACCGCGCCGTGCGTCAATGGACCGCGCTGCGCCAGATTCTGACCGAACAACTCGGCGCGCGTGTTTCGCTCATACCGCCGCAGCCGGGCCTGCCGGATATGGTGTTTACCGCCAACGCCGGCCTGCTGCATGGCGGATCGTTCGTGCCGGCGAGTTTCCGCCACGCGCAGCGGCAGGGCGAGGCTCCATACTTCCGCCAATGGTTCGCCGAGGCCGGTTATCCGGAAAAATCGCTTCCTGAATCTCCCGAATTTACGTTCGAAGGCGAGGGCGACGCCCTCTTTTATGGCGATGTGCTGCTCGCCGGTTACGGGCCGCGATCAGACGCCGCCGCATACGCGCTACTGGAAGGGTTGCTCGGCTGCCGCGTCCTGCCGCTGGCGCTGGTGGACAGCCGCTGGTACCATCTGGACACCTGTTTGATTCCGCTCGCTCCCGATCTGCTGGCGTACTATCCGGGCGCGTTTGACGCCGCCGCCAATAAAGCGCTGCAATCGCTGCCCGGCGAAAAGATCGTGATGACCGAAGCCGACGCCCTGAACTTCGGCGGCAACGCCGTGGTGATCGGCCGCGACGTCGTTCTGAACGCTGGCTGCGAAGCGCTGGAAGCGGAGCTCGCCGCGCGCGGTTTTCGCGTGCGCGCCACCGACCTGTCCGAGTTTATCAAGGCGGGCGGCTCCGCCAAGTGCCTGGTTCTCATCCTGGAGCGGTAA
- a CDS encoding phage tail sheath subtilisin-like domain-containing protein encodes MPEYLAPGVFVEEIDSGSKPIEGVGINTAAFIGYAKSGDFNKPTFITNWTQFSQIFGEEENALTSALVKELSLSVADIRSAKKASRKSWMEYANQTVSQAIQSKKATVTSWQDFLRTYQIPQGGLPYLEGSYLAHAVRGYYDNGGGRAYIIRVAHPNDIKALSVTVDGGAAASPQTKPGAAKAAQVTVGPYLLTASKPGAAGNDIKIDVEHVGDGNEFKLKITQGDLTELYPESGKPLTPDTAASALAKSKLVKVEVAPKVALERPEPKLFVFADGADPVNLPVTTGSTALASSGSPFSNGLANLKADDFVGDEAQRTGLGGLMPLEGVNFVAIPDLMAGLFRREEAPGGGGAEVVAFDEAKKQSILDTQCALVAHCERVGYRMAILDPIPGLTPLEMNSTTMGTAYNCDHGQGAIYYPWIKISDPVHRGRQMFCPPSGHIAGVWARVGVERGVHKAPANEALMGAVGLEVEITKGEQELLNPNGINCIRAFSGRGIRVWGARTLATVGNPSWKYVNVRRLFNYLEESMERSLQWVVFEPNDQDLWGRVRRNIAAFLFTEWKEGKLFGSVPQEAFYVKCDSETNPQEMIDLGRLYVEIGVNPVKPAEFVIIRMGQWSDGGSLAEV; translated from the coding sequence ATGCCAGAGTATCTTGCGCCGGGAGTTTTCGTCGAGGAAATTGACAGTGGAAGCAAGCCGATCGAAGGCGTCGGCATCAATACGGCCGCCTTTATTGGATACGCCAAGAGCGGCGACTTCAACAAGCCGACGTTTATCACCAACTGGACCCAGTTCTCCCAGATCTTCGGGGAAGAAGAAAACGCCCTCACCAGCGCGCTCGTCAAAGAGCTGAGCCTGAGCGTGGCGGACATTCGTTCGGCCAAAAAGGCGTCGCGCAAAAGCTGGATGGAGTATGCGAACCAGACCGTTTCGCAGGCCATCCAATCGAAAAAAGCGACGGTGACGTCGTGGCAGGATTTCCTCCGCACCTATCAGATTCCCCAGGGCGGCCTTCCGTATCTTGAAGGCTCCTATCTCGCGCACGCGGTTCGGGGATACTACGATAACGGCGGCGGCCGCGCGTATATCATCCGTGTCGCGCATCCCAACGATATCAAAGCCCTTTCCGTGACCGTGGACGGCGGCGCCGCCGCTTCCCCCCAGACCAAGCCCGGCGCCGCGAAGGCTGCCCAGGTGACGGTAGGACCGTACCTGCTGACGGCGTCGAAACCCGGCGCGGCCGGCAACGACATCAAGATCGATGTCGAGCATGTCGGCGACGGAAATGAGTTCAAGCTGAAGATCACCCAGGGCGATCTGACCGAGCTGTATCCCGAAAGCGGCAAGCCGCTGACTCCCGACACCGCCGCGTCGGCGCTCGCCAAGTCCAAATTGGTGAAGGTGGAAGTCGCGCCCAAAGTCGCGCTGGAGCGGCCCGAGCCGAAGCTGTTCGTCTTCGCGGACGGCGCCGACCCCGTCAATCTCCCCGTCACGACCGGCAGCACGGCCTTGGCGTCGTCGGGATCTCCTTTCTCCAACGGTCTGGCGAATCTCAAGGCGGATGACTTTGTTGGCGACGAGGCGCAGCGCACGGGCCTGGGCGGACTGATGCCGCTGGAAGGCGTCAACTTCGTCGCGATCCCCGACCTGATGGCCGGCCTGTTCCGCCGCGAGGAAGCTCCCGGCGGCGGCGGCGCGGAAGTCGTGGCGTTCGACGAAGCCAAAAAGCAGAGCATCCTGGACACCCAGTGCGCGCTGGTGGCGCATTGCGAGCGCGTCGGCTACCGCATGGCGATTTTGGACCCGATTCCCGGCCTGACGCCGCTGGAGATGAACTCCACCACCATGGGCACGGCGTACAACTGCGACCATGGTCAGGGCGCGATCTACTACCCATGGATCAAGATCTCCGATCCGGTGCATCGCGGACGCCAGATGTTCTGCCCGCCGTCGGGGCATATCGCGGGCGTCTGGGCGCGCGTCGGCGTCGAACGCGGCGTGCACAAAGCCCCCGCCAACGAAGCGCTGATGGGCGCAGTCGGCCTGGAGGTCGAAATCACCAAGGGCGAACAAGAGCTGCTCAATCCGAACGGAATCAACTGTATCCGGGCGTTCTCCGGCCGGGGAATCCGGGTCTGGGGCGCGCGCACCCTCGCCACGGTCGGCAACCCCTCGTGGAAGTATGTCAACGTCCGGCGTCTGTTCAACTATCTGGAAGAATCGATGGAGCGCAGCCTGCAATGGGTGGTCTTCGAGCCCAACGACCAGGACCTCTGGGGCCGCGTCCGCCGCAACATCGCCGCCTTCCTCTTTACCGAGTGGAAAGAAGGCAAGCTCTTTGGCTCCGTGCCTCAGGAAGCCTTTTACGTCAAGTGCGACTCGGAGACCAACCCGCAGGAGATGATCGATCTGGGACGGCTGTACGTCGAAATCGGCGTCAACCCCGTGAAGCCCGCGGAGTTTGTCATCATCCGGATGGGTCAGTGGTCCGATGGGGGCAGCCTGGCCGAAGTTTAA
- a CDS encoding DUF6760 family protein: MRYPLEALYEEVAYVAYHFHWPLGDILDLEHAERHKWVAEISKINQRLTGGD; this comes from the coding sequence ATTCGCTACCCCTTGGAGGCGCTGTATGAGGAGGTAGCGTATGTGGCCTATCACTTCCACTGGCCTCTCGGCGATATCCTCGATCTCGAGCACGCCGAGCGTCATAAGTGGGTGGCCGAGATCAGCAAGATCAACCAGCGGCTGACGGGCGGGGATTGA
- a CDS encoding SIR2 family NAD-dependent protein deacylase, translating into MNTQIPAVLTKALRSANHIAVLTGAGVSAASGLPTFREAQTGLWAQYRPEDLATAQAFRKNPKLVWEWYDWRRSLVAKAEPNAAHIALAEMARRVSKFTLITQNVDGLHQQAGSVDVLELHGNIGRTKCFHENVVIESWLETDEVPPLCPRCGGPLRPDVVWFGESLPKHAIDAAGQAAINCDLFLSVGTSGMVEPAASLLRVAAEHGALGVVINPTRIHAPAGVIQIEADAGEALTALLDQRWPQG; encoded by the coding sequence ATGAACACCCAAATTCCGGCCGTTCTCACCAAGGCGCTGCGGTCCGCCAACCACATCGCCGTTCTCACCGGAGCCGGCGTCTCCGCCGCGAGCGGGCTCCCGACATTCCGCGAGGCGCAGACGGGTCTCTGGGCGCAATACCGGCCCGAAGACCTCGCGACCGCGCAGGCGTTTCGGAAAAACCCAAAGCTTGTGTGGGAGTGGTATGATTGGCGAAGGTCGCTTGTCGCGAAGGCGGAGCCGAACGCGGCGCACATCGCGCTGGCGGAAATGGCGCGGCGCGTTTCGAAGTTCACGCTGATCACGCAGAATGTCGATGGGCTGCACCAGCAGGCGGGAAGCGTCGATGTCCTGGAGCTGCACGGCAATATCGGCCGCACGAAGTGCTTCCACGAAAATGTGGTGATAGAGAGCTGGCTGGAGACGGACGAAGTCCCGCCCCTCTGCCCGCGCTGCGGCGGCCCGTTAAGGCCGGATGTCGTCTGGTTCGGGGAATCGCTGCCGAAGCACGCAATCGACGCCGCCGGTCAGGCGGCCATCAATTGCGATCTGTTTCTTTCGGTAGGGACGTCGGGAATGGTCGAACCGGCCGCGTCGCTGCTGCGCGTCGCAGCCGAGCACGGGGCGCTGGGCGTCGTGATCAATCCCACGCGAATCCATGCGCCAGCCGGAGTCATACAAATCGAGGCGGACGCAGGCGAGGCGCTGACGGCGCTGCTCGATCAGAGGTGGCCTCAAGGCTGA
- a CDS encoding FAD-dependent oxidoreductase, which produces MSKLHEQGLEISTDVLIVGGGPAAAWAALAAAEQGARVVVADKGYLGSSGAFAASTSGAKVIPPLKELRDPVKFERYALGGHLAVHGWWDRLLDITYEKAPKIYEWGGYDQPMLNGLPAYRGLQGSETMRIMRKELLRSGITILDQSPALELLVDDDGAVAGARGIQRQEDRPWTVKAGAVVLASGGCAWMSKALGCNTNTGDGLLMAVEAGGELSGMEFSGHYSLAPVNSSMTKSAFYRYATYTDEAGQEIEGLSKNGHRSTSAVAKALLRGPVYALLNKGTDHPDVQRMLRLSQPNFFAALDRFGVDPFTQRFQITLVLEGTVRGTGGVRIVNEDCGSTVTGLYAAGDAATRELNCGGFTGGAGPNMTWAIGSGNIAGKAAALHTRGLGETASQRRVHGVGGAGLISPAGASVSYDANEVVRGVQAEMLPLDKNIFRTETGLLASLDKLDRLWSEVQKAPQQNTAQQTQRSREAAALVASARWAYFAGLERKETRGMHKRLDYPQLDPNQRHYLAVGGLDKLWVRPEPVAEPIVPEPVEEEFDSLEKLLGRAEPVIRAAAPRAAREERAVLV; this is translated from the coding sequence ATGAGCAAACTTCACGAACAGGGCTTGGAGATTTCCACCGATGTTTTGATCGTTGGCGGCGGGCCGGCGGCGGCCTGGGCGGCTCTGGCCGCCGCCGAGCAGGGCGCCCGCGTCGTGGTCGCGGACAAAGGATATCTGGGCTCCAGCGGCGCGTTTGCCGCCAGCACCTCCGGCGCGAAGGTCATCCCGCCGCTCAAGGAGCTCAGAGACCCCGTAAAATTTGAACGGTACGCGCTCGGCGGACATCTGGCTGTGCATGGCTGGTGGGATCGTCTTCTTGACATTACCTATGAGAAAGCGCCGAAGATCTACGAGTGGGGCGGATACGATCAGCCGATGCTCAACGGGCTGCCCGCGTACCGGGGGCTTCAGGGATCAGAAACGATGCGCATCATGCGCAAGGAGCTGCTGCGCAGCGGGATCACCATTCTCGATCAAAGCCCGGCGCTGGAGCTGCTCGTTGATGACGACGGCGCCGTGGCCGGCGCCCGCGGCATTCAGCGGCAGGAAGACCGGCCCTGGACCGTGAAGGCCGGCGCCGTGGTTCTGGCGTCCGGCGGCTGCGCCTGGATGAGCAAGGCGCTCGGATGCAATACCAACACGGGCGACGGTCTGCTGATGGCGGTGGAAGCGGGCGGTGAGCTTTCCGGCATGGAGTTCTCCGGACATTATTCTCTGGCCCCGGTGAATTCGTCCATGACCAAGAGCGCCTTTTATCGGTACGCGACCTATACGGATGAGGCCGGCCAGGAAATCGAGGGTTTGAGCAAAAACGGCCATCGCTCCACCTCCGCCGTGGCGAAAGCGCTGCTGCGCGGTCCCGTCTACGCCCTGCTCAATAAAGGGACGGATCATCCCGATGTCCAGCGCATGCTCCGGCTGAGCCAGCCGAACTTCTTTGCGGCGCTGGATCGGTTTGGCGTGGATCCGTTCACCCAGCGCTTCCAGATCACGCTGGTGCTGGAGGGAACCGTGCGCGGGACCGGCGGCGTTCGCATCGTCAATGAAGACTGCGGCTCCACGGTCACCGGACTTTATGCGGCGGGTGACGCGGCCACGCGCGAATTGAACTGCGGCGGCTTTACGGGCGGCGCGGGACCGAACATGACGTGGGCGATCGGCAGCGGCAATATCGCCGGCAAAGCAGCGGCGCTCCACACGCGCGGGCTGGGCGAAACCGCGAGCCAGCGGCGCGTGCATGGAGTGGGCGGCGCGGGCTTGATTTCCCCGGCGGGCGCCTCGGTCAGTTACGACGCCAATGAAGTCGTCCGAGGCGTGCAGGCCGAAATGCTGCCTTTGGACAAGAATATCTTCCGCACCGAGACCGGCCTGCTGGCTTCGCTGGATAAGCTCGATCGGTTATGGAGCGAAGTTCAGAAGGCGCCTCAGCAGAACACGGCGCAGCAGACGCAGCGCTCGCGTGAAGCGGCCGCTCTGGTCGCGTCCGCACGCTGGGCCTACTTTGCCGGTCTGGAGCGCAAGGAAACGCGCGGCATGCACAAGCGCCTGGATTACCCCCAGCTCGATCCCAATCAGCGCCACTATCTCGCTGTCGGAGGACTCGACAAGCTCTGGGTTCGCCCGGAGCCTGTCGCGGAGCCGATCGTACCCGAGCCTGTGGAAGAAGAATTCGACAGCCTCGAAAAGCTCCTGGGGCGCGCGGAGCCCGTCATCAGAGCCGCCGCTCCGCGCGCCGCGCGAGAAGAAAGGGCAGTGCTCGTATGA
- a CDS encoding phage tail protein translates to MAEAIGALRWYLEIDGLTEGIFREVTGLDSETEVIEHRVTGKGGNLIVQKIPGALKWSNIVLKRGVTDDRKLHDWRRQIELGKIETNRKNGTITCYKPDMTPLAKYTFVRAWPCKWVGPSLDATKNELAIEELTLAHEGLERQS, encoded by the coding sequence ATGGCCGAAGCGATCGGCGCTCTGCGCTGGTATTTGGAAATCGACGGATTGACGGAAGGCATCTTCCGTGAAGTGACCGGTCTGGATTCGGAGACCGAGGTGATCGAGCATCGCGTCACCGGCAAGGGCGGGAACCTGATCGTTCAGAAGATCCCCGGCGCCCTCAAGTGGTCCAACATCGTACTCAAGCGCGGCGTCACCGATGACCGCAAGCTGCACGACTGGCGCCGGCAGATTGAGCTCGGCAAGATCGAGACGAACCGCAAGAACGGCACGATCACCTGCTACAAGCCCGACATGACCCCGCTGGCGAAGTACACGTTCGTCCGCGCCTGGCCCTGCAAGTGGGTGGGACCGTCGCTCGACGCCACCAAGAACGAGCTTGCGATCGAAGAGCTGACGCTGGCGCATGAAGGACTGGAGCGTCAGTCGTAA
- the rocD gene encoding ornithine--oxo-acid transaminase, translated as MEFASAHGVWRSKPMVDHEEYWSRIRERGVAALAEELTAEETERLTEEYGAHNYHPLPVVIARAEGAWAYDTEGRAYLDCIGAYSAVSHGHLSPFLVETACAQLRVSALTSRAMYTPQLALFLEGLCRFTECEMACPMNTGAEAVETAIKIARKWAYTRKGVPDDRAEIVVAAGNFHGRTTTIVGFSSEDAYKRHFGPFTPGFVTVPFGDISALAAAITPSTAAVLMEPIQAEAGILIPPDGYLAAVRTLCDQNNILLIWDEIQTGFGRAGRKFAWQYEDARPDLLCLGKALGGGVMPVSAVAGTRDAMEVLHPGDHGSTFGGSPLACAVALAALAEMEVSNLAGRSAVLGARLLAGLRALEDPRIEDVRGRGLLAGLEFHAGTDTGALTQAFLHAGLLTKETRHRTFRFAPPLTIDESLTDEIVRRVALALAATVGG; from the coding sequence GTGGAGTTCGCGTCCGCCCATGGCGTCTGGAGGTCGAAACCGATGGTGGACCACGAGGAATATTGGAGTCGTATCCGCGAGCGCGGCGTCGCCGCGCTCGCCGAGGAGCTGACCGCCGAGGAGACCGAGCGTCTTACCGAAGAGTATGGCGCGCATAACTATCACCCGCTTCCCGTGGTGATTGCCCGCGCGGAGGGCGCCTGGGCTTACGATACGGAGGGGCGCGCCTACCTCGACTGCATCGGCGCCTACTCCGCCGTCTCCCATGGGCACCTCTCGCCGTTTCTGGTGGAGACGGCATGCGCGCAGCTTCGCGTGAGCGCGCTCACCAGCCGCGCCATGTATACGCCGCAGCTCGCGCTCTTTCTGGAGGGACTGTGCCGGTTCACCGAATGTGAGATGGCCTGCCCGATGAACACCGGCGCCGAGGCGGTCGAGACCGCGATCAAGATCGCGCGCAAATGGGCGTACACGCGCAAGGGCGTTCCCGATGATCGAGCTGAAATCGTGGTCGCCGCCGGCAACTTCCACGGCCGCACGACCACGATCGTCGGCTTCAGCAGTGAAGACGCCTACAAGCGCCACTTCGGCCCGTTCACCCCAGGCTTCGTGACCGTTCCCTTCGGCGATATCTCCGCGCTGGCGGCCGCCATCACGCCGAGCACCGCCGCTGTGCTGATGGAGCCGATCCAGGCCGAGGCCGGCATTCTGATACCGCCGGACGGGTATCTGGCCGCCGTCCGAACCCTCTGCGATCAAAACAACATCCTTCTGATTTGGGACGAGATCCAGACGGGCTTTGGGCGCGCCGGCCGCAAGTTCGCCTGGCAATACGAAGACGCCCGCCCGGACCTTTTGTGTCTTGGCAAAGCGCTCGGCGGCGGCGTCATGCCCGTCTCCGCCGTCGCCGGGACGCGCGACGCGATGGAGGTCCTGCATCCCGGCGACCACGGCAGCACCTTCGGCGGCAGTCCCCTGGCCTGCGCCGTCGCGCTGGCCGCCCTCGCCGAAATGGAAGTCTCCAATCTGGCCGGCCGCAGCGCCGTCCTAGGCGCGCGGCTCCTTGCCGGGCTGCGCGCCCTGGAAGACCCACGCATTGAAGACGTGCGCGGACGCGGCCTGCTCGCCGGGCTGGAGTTTCACGCCGGAACGGACACGGGCGCCCTCACGCAAGCCTTCCTCCACGCCGGTCTTCTCACAAAAGAAACCCGCCACCGCACATTTCGATTCGCGCCGCCGCTGACGATCGACGAGAGCCTTACCGACGAAATCGTTCGACGCGTCGCCCTGGCCCTCGCCGCCACGGTCGGCGGCTAA